In Lutra lutra chromosome 6, mLutLut1.2, whole genome shotgun sequence, the following are encoded in one genomic region:
- the SMLR1 gene encoding LOW QUALITY PROTEIN: small leucine-rich protein 1 (The sequence of the model RefSeq protein was modified relative to this genomic sequence to represent the inferred CDS: inserted 2 bases in 1 codon): MTGYTILHVLSKGQSPRMKQVQTLSKAPLILRVNPLXPLGSRRLAMTPVMLAFMRELPGWFLVAGVFLPVALLLFLLIAYFRIKLLEGLVNGLKNDLPFSLSLVPALEQSTPTRSRTLQTVKRPPE, translated from the exons ATGTGCTGAGCAAAGGCCAGAGCCCCAGAATGAAACAAGTACAGACTCTGAGCAAAGCTCCCCTCATCCTGAGAGTGAACCCACT GCCCCTGGGGTCCAGGCGATTGGCAATGACCCCTGTGATGCTGGCATTCATGAGGGAGCTCCCTGGGTGGTTCCTGGTCGCTGGGGTCTTCCTACCCGTGGCTCTGCTGCTGTTCCTTCTCATCGCCTACTTCAGGATCAAATTGCTGGAGG GTCTGGTCAATGGCCTGAAGAATGACCTGCCCTTCTCCCTAAGTCTTGTCCCAGCACTGGAGCAGAGCACTCCCACTAGAAGCAGAACCCTCCAAACAGTGAAGAGGCCCCCAGAATGA